In Sulfitobacter sp. LCG007, the sequence TGGGCCGCCTTCCGTGCCATCGCGGATGAGGTCGGCGCCTGGCTGCACGTGGACATGGCCCATATCGCGGGCCTCGTGGCGGGCGGCGTGCATGCCTCGCCAATCCCCCACGCCCATGTCGTGACCACCACCACGCACAAGTCGCTGCGCGGACCGCGCGGCGGGATGATCCTGACGAACGACGCCGACATCGCCAAGAAGGTGAACTCCGCGGTGTTTCCGGGCTTGCAGGGCGGCCCGCTCATGCATGTGATCGCGGCCAAGGCCGTGGCCTTCGGAGAGGCGCTGCAACCCGGCTTCAGGGACTACGCGGCGATGGTCAAGAAGAACGCGGCGGCCATGGCCGACCAGCTGATGAAGGGCGGGATCGACATCGTCTCGGGCGGCACCGACAACCACCTCTGCCTCGCGGACCTGCGCCCCAAGGGCGTCACCGGCAAGGCTGCGGAGGCGGCGCTGGGGCGCGCGCATATCACCTGCAACAAGAACGGCGTCCCGTTCGATCCCGAAAAGCCCTTCGTCACCTCTGGCATCCGTCTGGGCTCGCCCGCGGGCACCACGCGCGGCTTCGGCGAAACCGAATTCCGTCAGATCTCCGACTGGATCGTCGAGGTGGTCGACGGGCTTGCGGCCAACGGTGAAGACGGCAACGACGCGGTCGAGCAGAAGGTCCGCGGCGAGGTGGCCGCGCTGTGCGCCAGCTTCCCGCTCTATTCGGGCATGTGATCTGCGGCGGGGTTGGAAGACCCCGCCCGACGACTTAGGTAACCGGGAAACGGAGTCCCGGCCCATGCAGAAATTCTCGATACTCGACCTGTCGCCGATTCCCGAAGGCGGGACGGCGGCGGACGCACTCGCCAACAGCGCCGAGCTTGCCCAGGCGGCAGAGCGGGCCGGCTATTACCGCTACTGGCTGGCCGAGCATCACAACATGCCCGGCATCGCCAGCGCCGCAACATCCGTCGTGATCGGACATGTGGCAGGCGCCACGCGCACCATCCGGGTCGGGGCGGGCGGCATCATGCTGCCGAACCACGCGCCTCTGGTCGTCGCTGAGCAATTCGGGACACTCGCCACGCTCTATCCCGGCCGGATCGACCTTGGGCTGGGGCGTGCGCCGGGGACGGACATGGCGACCGCCCGCGCGCTGAGGCGCTATCTCGACCAGCAGGACAGCTTTCCGCAGGACGTGCTCGAACTGCTTGGCTATTTCGCCGAGCCGGACGACAGTGCCCGGGTCCGCGCGGTCCCCGGACAAGGCACGAAGGTGCCAGTCTGGATCCTCGGTTCCTCGCTCTACGGCGCGCAGCTTGCGGCGCATTTCGGGCTTCCCTATGCCTTTGCCTCGCATTTCGCACCGGCAATGCTGGAGGAGGCGCTGCATGTCTACCGGACGCATTTCAAGCCCTCCGCGCATCTCTCGGCGCCTTACGTGATGATTGCGGCGGGGGTCGTCGTCGGTGACACCGACGAGGAGGCCGCCTATCTCCGTTCGTCCCAGATACTTTCCTTCGCGCGCCTTCGCAGCGGCCAGCCCGGCAAGCTGCCCCGCCCGGTCCGGGACCCGGGGGCCGAGGTCGGACCGGCGATGATGGCGCAGGTCGGACAGGCGCTTTCCTGTTCGGCAAGCGGCGCGCCCGAGACAGTGCGCCGCGAACTTGCCGCGATCCTCGAGACCTACAAGCCCGACGAGCTGATGATCACCGGCATGATCCATGACCCCAAGGCCCGGATCCGGTCCTTCGAGCGCGCCGCCGGGATCCTGAAGGACCTCCAGAAGGTTCCCGCCGAGGCCTGAGCTCCACAAGATTGCCTTTCGACCCCGCCCGTGCTTCGCTGCTCGCGGGAGTACGGAGGGGGGAGGCCATGAATCTTGGCAGACTGGCGGCGGAAGCGGCCGAAAGGGGCGCGCCCGTGCGGGCGGGACTTGTGGGGGCCGGCAAGTTCGGTTCGATGTTTCTGAGCCAGGTACCCACAATCGCGGGGCTGGAAGTCACCGCGATCGCCGATCTGGATCCCGAGCGTGCGCGGGCGGCCTGCCGCCGGGTGGGCTGGGACGAGGATCGCATTGCCCGAACGGCCTTCATCGAGGACGGTGCGGCGCTGGCGGCGCGCGATGACGTGGATGTGGTGATCGAGGCAACGGGCAACCCGCGCGCCGGGATAGCCCATGCCCGTGCCGCCATCGCGGCGGGCAAGCATGTGGTCATGGTCAACGTCGAAGCCGATGTATTGGTCGGTCCGGCGCTCGCGAAAGAGGCGCGCGCGTCGGGTGTCGTCTATTCCATGGCCTACGGCGACCAGCCCGCGCTCGTCTGCGAAATGGTTGACTGGGCGCGCGCGGCGGGCTTCACCGTCGCCGCTGCCGGCAAGGGCACCAAGTACCTGCCCGCCTATCACGCCGTCACCCCCGACGGGGTCTGGCCGCACTACGGGCTTACACCCGAGGAAGCGAAGGCGGCGGGGATGAACCCGCAGATGTTCAACTCCTTCCTCGACGGCACCAAGAGCGCCATCGAGATGGTTGCCATCGCCAATGCCTGCGGACTCGACGTGCCGTCGGAGGGTCTCGCCTTCCCGCCCTGCGGGGTGGACGACCTTGCCCATGTCCTGCGCCCGCGCGAGGTTGGCGGAAAGCTCGAGGGGCGGGGGATGGTCGAATGCATCTCATCGCTCGAACGGGATGGCAGGCCTGTGTTCCGCGATCTGCGCTGGGGCGTCTATGTGGTGATCGAGGCGCCAAACGACTATGCCGCCGCCTGCTTTCGCCAATACGGTCTGCCGACCGACAGCACCGGACGCTTCGCGGCGATGTACAAGCCGTTCCATATGATCGGTCTGGAGCTGTCGATCTCGGTCCTCAGCGCGGCCCTTCGCGGCGAGCCGACCGGCCAGTCGCGAGCCGTGCGCGGCACGGTGGCCGCCGTCGCCAAGCGCGACCTGAACGCTGGCGAGATGCTCGACGGAGAGGGCGGCTACACCGTCTGGGGCAAGGCCGTGCCGTTCGAGAAGGCCTCTGGCGTGCTGCCCATTGGCCTGGCGCATGGCGTACCGCTTGCGCGCAACGTCGCCGCGGGCGAGCCGCTGCGCTTTGATGACGTACAGCCGATGGCGGCGGATCCCGTGGCCGATCTCTACAGGTCGCTTGTCGCCTGACGTGCCAAGCCCCGCCCGGCAGGACGGGGCCGTGTTTGCGCTCAGCCCATCAGGGCCGGGATATGGATCGGAAAACGGGTGATCCGCTTGCCCGTCGCATGGCGCACCGCATTGGCGATGGCCCCGACCGTCCCGGTAATCCCGATCTCGCCCACGCCCTTTACCCCAAGCGCGTTGACGAAAGGATCGTCCTCGTCGACCATCAACGCCTCGACGAAGGGCACGTCGGCGTTGACCGGGATGTGATAGCCCGCGAAATCACCGTTCATCACCCGCCCCGTCCGCCGGTCATGGATGCCCTCTTCGTGCAGCGCGAAGCCGACACCCCAGATCATGCCGCCGGTTAGCTGGCTTCGGGCCAGACGCGGGTTGATGATGCGCCCCGCCGCAAAGGCCCCGATGAGGCGCGTCACCCGGATCTGGAACAGGTCGGGGTCCACCTTCACCTCGGCAAAGACCGCCCCGTGCGAGAACATCGCCCGCGCCTCGGCATGGGCCGGATCACGCCCCCCGCTGCCGTTTCCTTCCAACTCGGCCAGCCCTGCGCGCGCGAGGATGTCTGCGTAGCTCTCGCTGCGCCCCGGGTCATCGCTGACCTGAAGCCGCCCGTCGCGCGCCTCGATCCCGGCATTGCCCGCCCCGAAGAGCGGCGATTCAGGGTCTGCGGTCGCCAGATCGGCCAACTGCCGGATGGCGTCGCCACCCGCCGCGAAGAGCGCACCCCCCGCCGACGCGGTATGCCCCGAACCGCCGGCGATGCCGCCGTCGGGAAGGTCGCTGGTGCCCGAGCGGAATTCGATCCGCTCCATCGGAAGGCCGACCCCGTCCGCCGCGATCTGCGCCAGAGCGGTCCAGGCGCCCTGCCCCATGTCGGCCCCGGCGGTCTCGACAAGTGCGGAGCCGTCCGCGCGCAGCACCGCACGGGCCTGTGCCGGGAACATCGGCGCGGGGAACTGCGCCGTTCCCATGCCCCAGCCGATCAGCATGCCGTGCGCGTCCCGCATCGATCCGAAGCCGGGCCGCCTGTCGGACCAGCCGAAGCGCTCTGCCGCCTGACGGTAGCATTCCCGCAGGGCCTTGGCCGAAAACGGTTTGCCGCTCGCCGGATCGGTTTCGGCGTAGTTGCGCAGCCGAAATTCCAGCGGATCGACACCCGCCGCCTCGGCCGCCGCGTCGACGGCGATCTCGAGCGCTGCCGAACCGGGCGCCTCGCCGGGCGCGCGCATCGGACCGGGCGTACCGGTATCGACACGCACGCCCCTGTGCCGGGTCAGGATCGCCGGGCTCGCATAAAGGCTGTGCGATGCATTGGCCGCCGGTTCCAGAAACGCGTCGAAACTGCTGGTGGATGACGTCGCAAGGTGGCGCAGTGCGGTCAGCCTGCCTTGCGCATCCGTTCCCAGCGTCAGCGACTGACGCGTCGCGCCGCGATGTCCCACGGGTCCGAACATCTGCTCGCGCCGGAGCACGAGCTTGACCGGACGGCCCAGCGCCTTCGCCGCATGGATGGCCAGAAGCTGCGGGCCGATCGGGATTGCCTTCGATCCGAAACCGCCGCCAAGGAACGGGCTGCGGATATGGATGTTCTCGGCAGGAATGCCGAAATAGGTCGCAAACATCTGTTGCGTCACGTGCAGCGCCTGGGTCGGCGTGTCGATCGTCAGGCTGTCCCCGTCCCACTCGGCGACGATCGCATGCGGCTCCATGGCGTTGTGATACTGAAGCGGCGTGTCGATCTCGGTCTCGGTAACGTGGCGCGCCGAGGCAAGTCCGGCCTCCAGATCGCCCTTCGAGAACTCGGGCGGTGCGCCGATGCCGACGGTTTCGGGCGCATATTCGGTGCCGCCGTCATGTCCGATGCGGGCCGGTTCGACATGATAGCGCGGCGCGAGCAGCCGGACCCCTTCGTGGGCCGCCTCGAGGCTCTCGGCGACGACCAGGGCGATTGGCTGCCCTGCATAGCGCACGGTATCGTTCTGCAGGGCCTCTATGCGCCAGCTGAACATGTGGAACTTCTCGTCAGGGTCCTGCGCCAGTTGCGGCGGGTCGGCGGGAGTCATCACCATGACCACGCCGGGATGCGCCTTCGCCGCCTCGACCTCCATCGAGACGACCCGTCCGCGCGCGATTCCCGCAGGGGCGTAGACCGCATGCAGCGCGGCCTCGGGGCGGTTGTCGGCGGCATAGGTGGCGGCACCGGTGACCTTTGCGATGCCGTCGCGCCGCGTCATCGGTTGCCCGGCATTCGAACCGAGGCGGACGTGACCGGGCGATATGTTCAATGTGTCAGGCATGGGCGGATGCTCCTTCCGACGGTGCGAATACGGAACTGGGCAGCGCGGGTATTTTCGCGGGCGTTCCAGCGGTTGCCAACATCAGCGCGCGCGTCGCGACGCGTCTGGCGAGGTCGATCTTGTAGGCGTTTTCTCCGGACGGCTCCGCGCCTTGCAGCGCGAGGGCCGCCGCTTCGGCCAGCAGAGCGTCCGATGGCGCCGCCCCTGCAAGATGCGCTTCTGCGGCAGACACCCTCCAGGGCCTGGCGGCGACTCCCCCCAGGGCAAGGCGCGCCTCTGCAATCCGGTCGCCCTCCATCCGCAGCATCGCCGCGGCAGAGACCAGCGCGAAGGCGAAAGACGTCCGTTCGCGCAGTTTCAGGTAGCGCGCATTGGCCGCGAAACTGCGTGCTTCGGCGGGCAGACGCAGGCCGGTGACCAGCTCCCCCTGCCCCAGCGCGGCGCCGCCGGGCGTTTCGGCATCCGGCAAACGGAGGAAGTCGGCAAGCGCCGTTTCGCGGGTGCCGTCCGGTCCGGCGATCTGAACCACGGCGTCGAGCGCCACCAGCGGCACGCAGAAGTCAGAGGCATGCGTCGCGATGCAGCGGGGGGTCCAGCCAAGCACGGCATGTCCGGCTGTTTCCCCGCCGATGGCATCGCAGCCCGCGCCGTTCTCACGCCGGTTGCAGGCGCTCATCGGGTCGTAGAAATAGGCACAGCGCGTCTGCTGAAGGAGATTGCCCCCTACGGTGGCCGAATTCCGGATCTGCGCCGATGCGCCCGAGAGCAGGGCTTCGCAGATCGCCGGGAAGGCCGACGCGAAGGCGGGGTCGCGCGCCAGATCCGCATTCCGCACCAGAGCGCCGATGCGCAGGCTGCCGTCTTCCAGCGTCTCGATGCCACCGAGTTCGGGAAGGCGGGAAATGTCGACGATCCGGGCCGGATCCGCAACGCCTGCCTTCATCAGATCGAGCAGGTTCGTTCCGCCGGCAAGGAAGCGCGCCCCCTGCGATGCGCCCGCCTCGAGCGCTTCGACCAGCGACGTGGCCCGCACATAATCGAAGGCTCTCATGGGTTGGTCCTTTCGAATTCGGCGATCCTTTCCCTGGCCTCGAGCACCGCCTGGGTGATCCCGGGATAGGCGGCGCAGCGGCAGAGGTTGCCGCTCATCCCCTCGCGGATGCGCTCGGGGTCGCTGCCCGCGTCGCCTTCGGCGATCAGGCCGAGCGCGCTCATGATCTGGCCCGGAGTGCAGTAACCGCACTGGAAGCCGTCGCAGGCGATGAACGCTTCCTGAAGCGGGTGCAGGTTGCCCCCGCGGGAGAGACCTTCGATGGTCGTGATCTCGGCGCCATCGATGCTGGCGGCGAGTGTCAGGCAGCTGTTCGTGCGTCGGCCGTCCACGAGTACGGTGCAGGCGCCGCACTGGCCGCGATCGCAGCCCTTCTTGGTGCCGGTCAGGCCGATCCGGTCGCGCAGGACGTCGAGCAGTGTGGGCCGCGCGTCTTCCAGCGACAGGTCATGGCGATCACCGTTCACGGTGAGTGAAATGGAAAGGGGCATGAACCCTCCGATCTTGGCTTTAGTGGTGCGGAAGATGCGGGCCTTTCGCCCGCGTGTCATTCGGTGCATTCTGGGCCCGGGACCGCGAGGTCCGGTGACTTCAATATACGGAGGGTCCCTCCGCTTATCAAGAGGAAAGGTTCTCGGGAGCCGGGATGAGTGACGCGGTCCAGAAACCTGCCCGAAAACCGCGCGCGGACTCCCTGCGGAACCGGGAACGTCTGCTTGAAGAGGCGCGGGCCGTGTTCTCGGCCGGCGGACCGGAGGCGAGCCTTGAAGCCGTCGCGCGCGCGGCTGAGGTCGGCATCGGTACGCTCTACCGTCATTTCCCGACCCGCGAGGTTCTGTTCCAGGCCGTCTACAGCCGTGAGGTCGACGAGATGGTCGCGCTCGCGGACAGCCTGGCCGAGGCGCCCGACCCGGTCGCGGCGCTGCGGCAATGGATGCATGCCAGCATCCGGATGGTCGCCACCAAACGCGGGATGCTGGCGGCGCTTTCGCCGGTGCTTGACGGCAAGCACGAGTTCTTCCAGAGCACGGCCGACCGGCTTCTCGCCGCGCTCACCGGGTTGCTCGGGCGCGGCGTCGAGGCCGGAAGGCTGCGCAAGGACATCACCCCCGAAGAGCTTCTGCGCGCGTTTCTCGGGATCTGCTACATGCCCGAACAGCCGGGATGGCAGCAGACGGTCGTGCGCCTGCTCGACATCTTCGTGGACGGGCTCGAGCGCCCGGAACGGATCGAGCCTTCCCGCCCGGGCAGGGACTGACCTCCGCGCACTACGTCAGGTCGGATCGACCACGCCCATCGCGATCATCCTGAGCGCGCTCAGCGACGGGATGAAGAAATAGTCACCCCCCCGGCACTCGACGAAGGTCTTCAGCCCGCTCATGATGTAGGGTGCCTTGCCGCTGCGAGGGTCCGAGGGGATCGAGAAACGCTTGTGCACCTCGTGATTGCCCAGCATCGGGCAGGTGTCGTTTCCCTGGTTGAAGTCGAGCCCGTACTGGATCCACTGCTGCTGGACGAACTCGAACTGCCGGAAGAGGCTGGCCGACACCACCATCAGCGCCACGCCCTGCTCGGTGTCGTCGGTCATCTCCGTTCCGAAGGCCGGCCCGTATGGCAGCCCGCGGCGCAGGATCCGGCGCCGCTTGTTCAACTGCGTGGTCGCCTTCTCGTTGGGATGCGGGTCGCCCTTGTCATCCACCCCCGTCACATTAAGCGGGTCTAGATAGTCGCGCGTGTTCACCCTGCGCAGATGCGCGCCGGTCGGGGTCTTGTAGCCCGGCATGTCGTCGGCATAGCGGAAATCGGACGAGGCTGGGGATTTCAGATAGGCAAGATGGTTGAGGAAGGCCTGCATCTTGTCCTCGACATTCAGGCCCAGCTCCTCGCGCAGACGCATCCAGCTTTCGAAGTCGGGCGCGCTCGCCAGAGGTATTCCGTCCGTCCAGCGCCCGCACATCTTCGCGCACAGCGTCGCCTCGGCCTCTTCCTGGGACACCCCTCGCACCCTCGCAAATCGGGCACCCTCGGTACGGATGACCTCGGTGAAGCTTCCGACCTTCTCGTGCAGCTTGCGGTAGGCCATGAAGCTTCCGTTGCGCATGAACTTGGCCGGCGGCGCCGTTGGCGGCAATTCCTGGCTCTCGTCGGGATGGCCGAGGATGAACTCGCCCGGCGCGATCGGCACCCAGCCCGCGCCAAGCCGCTTGCCGCGTCCGATCACCATGGTCCGTTCCTCTTCCGGAGCATATTGGCCGGCGAACACGGGATCGCCGATCCCGTCCGTATAGCCGAAGTGCTCGGTCGGCGTCGGGACGAGCACGCCGTTTATCGCCTTGAACACCGCCGATGCGGCCTGATGGTCCATGGCGCCGTCCCGCCCGTGGCCCCCGAGTATCTTAACGCCACCGCCGCTCTCGTCGCAGAGCCGCCGGAGCCATGTGGCCATTTCCTCGAGCTCGTCCACGGGCTCGGCCACGCCGCGCGCCTTCTGCTGCGCGTTGAAGGAGATCCACACATGGATATTGTCCGGCTCGTAGCCGTCTCCCAGCCGGTTGCCGCGCCAGATCGGATCCCAATGCGCATCCCAGCGCTCCGCCCTGGCCTCGTTCTCGGTCATCGTCTGGTCGCGGTCGCCCAGGACGAAGGCGCGGTGACGCATTCCGGCGATGAACTCTTCCGGCATCGCGCGCAACGTGCGCTGCGAAAGATCCAGATTGTAGAGCCCGAAGAACGTGAAGCCGATATTCACCGTGCAGGGCGGCCGCGCGCTTTCGGTCGGCCAGCGCGCCGCGGTTGTGACCTTGTCGGCGACCTGTCCGACGAAGGCCCGCCCTTTTGCGGGGTCAGAGATATTCAGGAAGTAGTAGCGCGCGAAGGGATATGAATAACGGCCATAGGCGCGCACGATCATCCCCTGGATGTCGTCGAGATCGAGGCGGTAGGTCATTGGACTGTCGCTGTGCTTGAGATGACGCCGGGCGGCTGGGTCGGCGCGCCGCGCTCGCCGGGGCGGTGGGTCCTGAGAAACTCGCCGAAGGCCGCCTGCACCTTCGCCGGCGGCTCACCCTGCATGTCGATGGCGAGCTCCGCAAATTTCTGCTGGACGTAGAGTGCCTTGAGAACCGAGGGCAGATCGTCGTATTTCGCCGGCGCCAGGGGCTTGCTGCCATTGGCCATCGCGTAGCGGACCGCCAGGAACGCCGCGACCAGCGCAACTACCAGCCCGAGCAGGAAATACCAGAACGTGCCGCCCCCGATCAGCGGCATGCGGTCGACCCCGAAGATCCTCAGGATCAGGCCCAGAAGCGAGATGACGAAGGGAATGGCCACGGCGGCGATCAGCGGCTTGACCGGCAGGTGGTTGAAGGCGGGCAGTTCGAGATAGTAGTCGTGGAAGGGCATGGTCGTTTCGACGTGGCAACGCTCGAGGTAGTCCGCGAACGCCTCTGCGGTATCGACGCCATCGAAGCCCACGCAGTTGGAATATAGATCCGCCAGCTCCTCGCCCATGGTGTTCCAGAGTTCCTCGGCATAGGCCCGGCGCACGCGTTTCTGCCCTTCCGCCGAAAGCGTTGCCGGAAGTGGGTCGCCTTCCCTGATCACCGCGTCGATGTCGGCGCAGAAGACAAGATACCCCGAATTCAGCCGGTCCAGATGCTGCGGGTTGATCGGATCCTGGCCCAGAGCCGAGGCGAGCAGCGTGTTCTTCGGCACCCGCCCGTTGAAGACCACATCGTCGAGAATGAACATCCGCGCCAGATGCGTGCGCCGGTTGCGCGCGAAGGGACTGTTCATGCCGGTGCTGTCGGTGGCGGGAGACTGGAGCGCCGTCGGAAGTTCCGACAGGGACCGGCTGAGCTTCTGGCGATGCGAAATGCCGGTTCCGCCCTCGACCGTGCCCCCCCGGATCGGAGCCAGCGTCGTCAGGAAGATATGGCCGCTGTCGAGATCAGGCATCGGGCTTGGCCTTTCGTTCGCTGGCGAACGCCGCCTGCGCCTGCCGCACAAAGGCATGGCGGTTGATATCGGCACGTTCGGTGTCAAGGCTTGCGACGGGACCGAAGCCCGGTTCGCCCAGATCGCTCTGGACCCGGTACATCGCTTCCTTCCAGTGCTCGGCGAATGCTTCCGGCGAGGCATCCGCATGGCGTTTCTCGAGGTCCAGCACGGTGTCGTAGACCCGCAGCGCCGCCTTGATGTCGCGTTGCGCCGACCCCGGCGTGGCATTGTAGTAGTAGTCGGTCGCGATCTGGTTGTGGGTGATGTAATTCTTGAAGCCCGTGATCGGGATCGACTGCGGATATTTCGTCGCCGAGTACCAGAAGGCATCGAGCCCCGAGGGAATGCCGTCCGAGAACGCATCGATGTACTGGTCCCAGGTGCCGTTGAAGTTCGAACAGAAGAGAACGTAATCGTTCCTGATCTGGTCCTGGCGGCCCTGCCCCAGATCGGGCCAGTCCTGAGGCCGGATGATGACCCAGCGCGCGAAATGGATGATCGAAAGACCAAGCAGCCCGCCCAGCCGCGCGGGCAGCCCGCGGGCGGCGAGGAAGAGAAGCCGGTTGACCCAGGTGAGCCACGGATGGCTCGGGGTCACGACGTTCATCGCATAGGCTTTTCCCGCGATATTCGACATGACCAAACCTTTCAGTTCTGTCTGGCAGCCATCAGGCTAGCACGATTTTTTCG encodes:
- the glyA gene encoding serine hydroxymethyltransferase — protein: MNAPQRDQGFFTSTLAQTDPEVMGAITDELGRQRDEIELIASENIVSRAVLEAQGSVMTNKYAEGYPGKRYYGGCQYVDVVETLAIERAKQLFGCEFANVQPNSGSQMNQAVFLALLKPGDTFMGLDLNSGGHLTHGSPVNMSGKWFNVVSYGVRQQDHMLDLDEIRAKALEHKPKLIIAGGTAYSREWDWAAFRAIADEVGAWLHVDMAHIAGLVAGGVHASPIPHAHVVTTTTHKSLRGPRGGMILTNDADIAKKVNSAVFPGLQGGPLMHVIAAKAVAFGEALQPGFRDYAAMVKKNAAAMADQLMKGGIDIVSGGTDNHLCLADLRPKGVTGKAAEAALGRAHITCNKNGVPFDPEKPFVTSGIRLGSPAGTTRGFGETEFRQISDWIVEVVDGLAANGEDGNDAVEQKVRGEVAALCASFPLYSGM
- a CDS encoding LLM class flavin-dependent oxidoreductase — translated: MQKFSILDLSPIPEGGTAADALANSAELAQAAERAGYYRYWLAEHHNMPGIASAATSVVIGHVAGATRTIRVGAGGIMLPNHAPLVVAEQFGTLATLYPGRIDLGLGRAPGTDMATARALRRYLDQQDSFPQDVLELLGYFAEPDDSARVRAVPGQGTKVPVWILGSSLYGAQLAAHFGLPYAFASHFAPAMLEEALHVYRTHFKPSAHLSAPYVMIAAGVVVGDTDEEAAYLRSSQILSFARLRSGQPGKLPRPVRDPGAEVGPAMMAQVGQALSCSASGAPETVRRELAAILETYKPDELMITGMIHDPKARIRSFERAAGILKDLQKVPAEA
- a CDS encoding NAD(P)H-dependent oxidoreductase is translated as MNLGRLAAEAAERGAPVRAGLVGAGKFGSMFLSQVPTIAGLEVTAIADLDPERARAACRRVGWDEDRIARTAFIEDGAALAARDDVDVVIEATGNPRAGIAHARAAIAAGKHVVMVNVEADVLVGPALAKEARASGVVYSMAYGDQPALVCEMVDWARAAGFTVAAAGKGTKYLPAYHAVTPDGVWPHYGLTPEEAKAAGMNPQMFNSFLDGTKSAIEMVAIANACGLDVPSEGLAFPPCGVDDLAHVLRPREVGGKLEGRGMVECISSLERDGRPVFRDLRWGVYVVIEAPNDYAAACFRQYGLPTDSTGRFAAMYKPFHMIGLELSISVLSAALRGEPTGQSRAVRGTVAAVAKRDLNAGEMLDGEGGYTVWGKAVPFEKASGVLPIGLAHGVPLARNVAAGEPLRFDDVQPMAADPVADLYRSLVA
- a CDS encoding xanthine dehydrogenase family protein molybdopterin-binding subunit, coding for MPDTLNISPGHVRLGSNAGQPMTRRDGIAKVTGAATYAADNRPEAALHAVYAPAGIARGRVVSMEVEAAKAHPGVVMVMTPADPPQLAQDPDEKFHMFSWRIEALQNDTVRYAGQPIALVVAESLEAAHEGVRLLAPRYHVEPARIGHDGGTEYAPETVGIGAPPEFSKGDLEAGLASARHVTETEIDTPLQYHNAMEPHAIVAEWDGDSLTIDTPTQALHVTQQMFATYFGIPAENIHIRSPFLGGGFGSKAIPIGPQLLAIHAAKALGRPVKLVLRREQMFGPVGHRGATRQSLTLGTDAQGRLTALRHLATSSTSSFDAFLEPAANASHSLYASPAILTRHRGVRVDTGTPGPMRAPGEAPGSAALEIAVDAAAEAAGVDPLEFRLRNYAETDPASGKPFSAKALRECYRQAAERFGWSDRRPGFGSMRDAHGMLIGWGMGTAQFPAPMFPAQARAVLRADGSALVETAGADMGQGAWTALAQIAADGVGLPMERIEFRSGTSDLPDGGIAGGSGHTASAGGALFAAGGDAIRQLADLATADPESPLFGAGNAGIEARDGRLQVSDDPGRSESYADILARAGLAELEGNGSGGRDPAHAEARAMFSHGAVFAEVKVDPDLFQIRVTRLIGAFAAGRIINPRLARSQLTGGMIWGVGFALHEEGIHDRRTGRVMNGDFAGYHIPVNADVPFVEALMVDEDDPFVNALGVKGVGEIGITGTVGAIANAVRHATGKRITRFPIHIPALMG
- a CDS encoding xanthine dehydrogenase family protein subunit M, encoding MRAFDYVRATSLVEALEAGASQGARFLAGGTNLLDLMKAGVADPARIVDISRLPELGGIETLEDGSLRIGALVRNADLARDPAFASAFPAICEALLSGASAQIRNSATVGGNLLQQTRCAYFYDPMSACNRRENGAGCDAIGGETAGHAVLGWTPRCIATHASDFCVPLVALDAVVQIAGPDGTRETALADFLRLPDAETPGGAALGQGELVTGLRLPAEARSFAANARYLKLRERTSFAFALVSAAAMLRMEGDRIAEARLALGGVAARPWRVSAAEAHLAGAAPSDALLAEAAALALQGAEPSGENAYKIDLARRVATRALMLATAGTPAKIPALPSSVFAPSEGASAHA
- a CDS encoding (2Fe-2S)-binding protein, yielding MPLSISLTVNGDRHDLSLEDARPTLLDVLRDRIGLTGTKKGCDRGQCGACTVLVDGRRTNSCLTLAASIDGAEITTIEGLSRGGNLHPLQEAFIACDGFQCGYCTPGQIMSALGLIAEGDAGSDPERIREGMSGNLCRCAAYPGITQAVLEARERIAEFERTNP
- a CDS encoding TetR/AcrR family transcriptional regulator: MSDAVQKPARKPRADSLRNRERLLEEARAVFSAGGPEASLEAVARAAEVGIGTLYRHFPTREVLFQAVYSREVDEMVALADSLAEAPDPVAALRQWMHASIRMVATKRGMLAALSPVLDGKHEFFQSTADRLLAALTGLLGRGVEAGRLRKDITPEELLRAFLGICYMPEQPGWQQTVVRLLDIFVDGLERPERIEPSRPGRD
- a CDS encoding Dyp-type peroxidase, with amino-acid sequence MTYRLDLDDIQGMIVRAYGRYSYPFARYYFLNISDPAKGRAFVGQVADKVTTAARWPTESARPPCTVNIGFTFFGLYNLDLSQRTLRAMPEEFIAGMRHRAFVLGDRDQTMTENEARAERWDAHWDPIWRGNRLGDGYEPDNIHVWISFNAQQKARGVAEPVDELEEMATWLRRLCDESGGGVKILGGHGRDGAMDHQAASAVFKAINGVLVPTPTEHFGYTDGIGDPVFAGQYAPEEERTMVIGRGKRLGAGWVPIAPGEFILGHPDESQELPPTAPPAKFMRNGSFMAYRKLHEKVGSFTEVIRTEGARFARVRGVSQEEAEATLCAKMCGRWTDGIPLASAPDFESWMRLREELGLNVEDKMQAFLNHLAYLKSPASSDFRYADDMPGYKTPTGAHLRRVNTRDYLDPLNVTGVDDKGDPHPNEKATTQLNKRRRILRRGLPYGPAFGTEMTDDTEQGVALMVVSASLFRQFEFVQQQWIQYGLDFNQGNDTCPMLGNHEVHKRFSIPSDPRSGKAPYIMSGLKTFVECRGGDYFFIPSLSALRMIAMGVVDPT